Proteins encoded in a region of the Megalops cyprinoides isolate fMegCyp1 chromosome 3, fMegCyp1.pri, whole genome shotgun sequence genome:
- the ripk4 gene encoding receptor-interacting serine/threonine-protein kinase 4 has product MESPESPPGIMGLLKTFDSSEFGSWEKIGSGGFGQVYKVRHVQWKTCLAIKCPPSLHADEKERAELLEEAKKMEAAKFRYILPVYGICSDPQGLVMEYMETGSLETLLASETLPWELRFRIIHETAVGMNFLHCMNPPLLHLDLKPANILLDAHYHVKISDFGLARWNGFSRADDISRDGFCGTIAYLPPERIIAKDRVSDTKHDVYSFSIVIWGILTQKKPYHGENNILHIMVKVVKGMRPELGAVPRCRPPACAGFMALMQKCWHHSPQARPSFQEITSEAEELCSKPQEDSKGLAGEPETSLCHGQSRAEQEKDVRPVRPKSAVLPDKDYSLSELLSQVDSGISRSFDRVKEESSQCKDTTSKRLSGISSVDSAFSSQGSITLSFERENSASDSGTLDVQRKKLCEAIKTQDIAKLMKILQPQDVDLVLEGGCSLLHYAIQLSNEEAVKFLLLNNANPNLPNAKGSTALHLAAEKRLKNMAELLLGRKTNVNAKDEDQYTPLHFAAQNGDETITRLLLDRNASINEVDFEGRTPSHIACQHGQENVVRVLLSRGADIHVRGKDDWTALHFAAWQGHLSIVKLLAKQAGADVNSQTSDGRTALHLACHRGQYRVARILIELGANIHVTAAGLRTPLHVAAETGHTSTSRLLVKHKADAQAKTSDGSTALHLAAQRGHLATVKMLIEEKADLRSTNRALRTPCHLAAEGGHCDVIKELLQSCPETANQPDELGLTPLHLALRGTHANIVTVLLSHGAEMPQPSSDTAPQRSPQVTEDSSEPAAVSQPQRRVVILKLTEHDNANHRDSSGSLCAYASC; this is encoded by the exons ATGGAATCCCCAGAGAGCCCCCCTGGGATTATGGGGTTGCTAAAAACCTTTGACTCCTCTGAGTTTGGGAGTTGGGAAAAGATAGGATCCGGAGGGTTTGGACAAGTATACAAAGTGCGGCACGTACAGTGGAAAACATGTCTGGCAATCAAGTGCCCTCCGAGTCTACACGCGGATGAGAA GGAGCGTGCAGAGCTGTTGGAGGAGGCCAAGAAGATGGAAGCGGCCAAGTTCCGCTACATCCTGCCGGTGTACGGGATCTGCAGCGACCCGCAGGGGCTGGTGATGGAGTACATGGAGACGGGCTCCCTGGAGACGCTGCTGGCGTCCGAGACACTGCCCTGGGAGCTCCGCTTCCGCATCATCCATGAGACGGCCGTGGGCATGAACTTCCTGCACTGCATGAACCCCCCACTGCTGCACCTGGACCTCAAACCCGCAAACATCCTGCTGGACGCGCACTACCATGTCAAG ATTTCTGACTTTGGGCTGGCAAGGTGGAATGGTTTCTCCAGGGCCGATGACATCAGCCGTGACGGCTTCTGTGGCACCATCGCGTACCTGCCGCCAGAGAGGATCATAGCCAAAGACAGGGTCTCAGACACCAAGCACGATGTGTACAG CTTCTCTATTGTCATCTGGGGAATACTCACACAGAAGAAGCCATATCACG gagaGAACAACATCCTGCACATCATGGTGAAGGTGGTGAAGGGGATGAGGCCGGAGTTGGGGGCCGTGCCCCGCTGCCGCCCCCCGGCCTGCGCAGGCTTCATGGCGCTCATGCAAAAGTGCTGGCACCACTCCCCCCAGGCCAGGCCCAGCTTTCAGG AGATCACATCTGAGGCTGAAGAGCTGTGCTCTAAACCCCAAGAAGACTCTAAAGGCCTAGCTGGTGAACCAGAGACCAGCCTCTGTCATGGACAAAGCCGGGCAGAGCAG GAGAAAGATGTGAGGCCAGTGCGGCCCAAGTCTGCCGTGCTGCCGGATAAAGACTACAGCCTGTCGGAATTGCTGAGCCAGGTGGACTCTGGGATTTCCCGGAGCTTTGACCGTGTCAAGGAGGAAAGCTCCCAGTGCAAGGACACCACCAGCAAGAGGCTTTCAGGCATCTCCTCTGTGGACTCTGCCTTCTCTTCCCAGGGCTCCATCACTTTGTCCTTCGAGAGAGAAAATTCAGCCAGTG ATTCTGGGACACTGGACGTGCAGAGGAAAAAGCTGTGTGAGGCCATCAAGACGCAGGACATTGCCAAGCTGATGAAGATCCTGCAGCCCCAGGACGTGGACCTGGTGCTGGAAGGGGGCTGCAGCCTGCTCCACTATGCCATCCAGCTGTCAAACGAGGAGGCGGTCAAGTTTCTACTCCTGAACAACGCCAACCCCAACCTGCCCAATGCCAAGGGCTCCACAGCGCTCCACCTGGCCGCCGAGAAGAGGCTGAAGAACATGgcggagctgctgctggggcGCAAGACCAACGTCAATGCCAAGGACGAGGACCAGTACACCCCGCTGCACTTTGCCGCCCAGAACGGTGACGAGACCATCACCCGGCTGCTGCTGGACAGAAACGCCTCCATCAACGAGGTGGACTTCGAGGGGCGCACCCCGTCCCACATCGCCTGCCAGCACGGCCAGGAGAATGTGGTGCGCGTCCTGCTCAGCCGGGGGGCCGACATCCACGTGCGTGGCAAGGACGACTGGACGGCGCTGCACTTTGCCGCCTGGCAGGGCCACCTGTCCATCGTCAAGCTGCTGGCGAAGCAGGCCGGGGCCGACGTCAACAGCCAGACCTCGGACGGGAGGACCGCGCTGCACCTGGCCTGCCACCGGGGGCAGTATCGGGTGGCGCGGATCCTCATCGAGCTGGGCGCCAACATCCACGTCACCGCCGCGGGCCTGCGCACGCCGCTCCACGTGGCGGCCGAGACGGGCCACACCAGCACCTCCCGGCTGCTGGTCAAACACAAGGCCGACGCCCAGGCCAAGACCTCCGATGGCAGCACCGCCCTCCACCTGGCGGCCCAGCGGGGGCACCTGGCCACGGTCAAGATGCTGATCGAGGAGAAAGCCGACCTGCGCAGCACCAACCGCGCCCTTCGCACCCCGTGCCACCTGGCCGCGGAGGGAGGACACTGTGACGTCATCAAAGAGCTCCTACAGAGCTGCCCTGAGACCGCTAACCAGCCCGATGAGCTCGGCCTCACTCCGCTGCACCTCGCCCTCCGGGGGACACACGCAAACATCGTCACCGTGCTCCTCTCCCACGGCGCTGAAATGCCCCAGCCCTCCTCCGACACAGCACCCCAGAGATCGCCACAGGTGACCGAGGACTCTTCAGAACCCGCTGCAGTCAGCCAGCCACAAAGGAGAGTTGTGATCTTGAAACTCACGGAGCACGACAATGCCAACCACCGGGACAGCAGCGGCTCTCTCTGCGCATATGCCTCTTGTTAA